One Paenibacillus sp. FSL H7-0737 DNA segment encodes these proteins:
- the recA gene encoding recombinase RecA, with the protein MSDRRAALDMALRQIEKQFGKGSIMKLGESTHMQVEVVPSGSLALDIALGIGGLPKGRIIEVYGPESSGKTTVALHAIAEVQKQGGQAAFIDAEHALDPKYARNLGVNIDELLLSQPDTGEQALEIAEALVRSGAVDIIVVDSVAALVPKAEIEGDMGDSHVGLQARLMSQALRKLSGAISKSNTIAIFINQLREKIGVMFGNPETTPGGRALKFYSSVRLDVRRVESIKMGNDVVGNRTKIKIVKNKVAPPFKQADVDIMYGEGISREGSLVDIGTEMDIVNKSGAWYSYEGERLGQGRENAKQFLKEHQDIALIIENKIREASNLSTIVAAPNEAEIIAEQEEEEKLLLEIEQ; encoded by the coding sequence TTGTCAGATCGTCGTGCAGCGCTTGATATGGCGCTTCGTCAAATAGAAAAACAATTTGGTAAAGGTTCGATCATGAAACTGGGAGAATCCACTCATATGCAAGTGGAAGTTGTACCTAGCGGATCTTTGGCACTTGATATTGCGTTAGGTATAGGCGGACTTCCAAAGGGACGTATTATTGAAGTATACGGACCTGAATCCTCCGGTAAAACGACTGTTGCTCTTCATGCTATTGCAGAAGTGCAAAAACAAGGAGGACAAGCTGCATTTATCGATGCTGAGCATGCTCTCGATCCGAAGTATGCACGTAACTTGGGCGTAAACATTGATGAATTGTTGCTATCTCAGCCAGATACGGGTGAACAGGCACTTGAGATTGCTGAAGCACTTGTCCGTAGTGGTGCAGTAGACATTATTGTCGTTGACTCCGTAGCTGCGTTGGTTCCTAAAGCGGAAATCGAAGGTGATATGGGTGACTCTCACGTCGGCCTACAGGCTCGTTTGATGTCTCAAGCGCTTCGGAAGCTATCTGGTGCCATTAGTAAATCGAATACAATTGCTATCTTTATTAACCAGCTTCGTGAGAAAATTGGTGTTATGTTCGGTAACCCTGAGACAACACCGGGTGGTCGGGCGTTGAAATTCTACTCTTCCGTACGGTTGGATGTTCGCCGTGTCGAAAGTATTAAGATGGGTAACGACGTTGTAGGTAACCGAACCAAGATCAAGATTGTGAAGAATAAGGTAGCACCTCCATTTAAACAAGCTGATGTTGATATCATGTATGGTGAAGGGATTTCCAGAGAAGGAAGTCTTGTAGACATCGGTACTGAAATGGACATCGTGAATAAGAGTGGTGCATGGTATTCCTATGAGGGTGAGCGTCTCGGTCAAGGACGTGAGAATGCCAAACAGTTCTTGAAAGAACATCAAGATATTGCACTTATCATTGAGAACAAGATCCGTGAAGCAAGTAACCTGTCCACTATTGTTGCTGCACCAAATGAAGCGGAAATCATTGCAGAGCAAGAGGAAGAAGAAAAGCTACTTCTCGAAATCGAACAATAG
- a CDS encoding competence/damage-inducible protein A, with the protein MKAEIIAVGTELLLGQIVNSNAQFLSIELAAIGIDVYFQTVVGDNSSRLQQAIEIAQSRADVIIFTGGIGPTEDDLTKDALAASLGRTLHIDRLAMDHVQRFFDDRKIVMTENNRKQALIIEGTTPLPNEIGLAVGIAFEHEKKYYIVLPGPPREMKPMFVDKAVPWLQQHALTTEMPLYSKMLKFAGIGESLLEDKLIDLIHSQTDPTIAPYAKEGEVTVRISTKAPSEHEAYKKLEILEKQIKEILPEHLYANIDVPLEQLIVDWMADAGLTLSAAESCTGGLLMESITNIPGSASMFAGGIVCYSNDLKKKLLNVPSAYLEGPDAPGAVSREVAEVLADQVRMIADSDFGLSVTGVAGPGYSERKPVGLVFIGLAERGRKTEVYELNLKGTRENIRLRTVKALLYRLWRRLEERKVETPLEGSDL; encoded by the coding sequence ATGAAAGCGGAGATTATTGCAGTAGGCACGGAGCTTTTGCTCGGTCAAATCGTAAATAGTAATGCCCAGTTTTTGTCTATTGAGCTAGCTGCTATTGGGATTGATGTATATTTTCAAACCGTAGTTGGGGATAACAGCAGTCGCTTGCAGCAAGCCATTGAGATCGCTCAAAGCAGAGCGGATGTTATCATATTTACCGGTGGTATTGGTCCTACAGAAGATGATCTAACGAAGGACGCGCTGGCTGCTTCCTTAGGTCGCACACTTCATATAGATCGCTTGGCAATGGATCATGTACAACGTTTCTTTGATGATCGAAAGATTGTAATGACGGAGAATAATCGTAAACAGGCACTTATAATTGAAGGAACTACACCTTTGCCAAATGAGATTGGTCTTGCTGTTGGCATTGCTTTTGAGCATGAAAAGAAATATTATATTGTGCTTCCTGGTCCGCCTCGCGAGATGAAGCCGATGTTCGTAGATAAAGCTGTACCGTGGCTCCAGCAGCACGCTCTAACGACAGAAATGCCACTTTATTCTAAAATGCTTAAATTTGCAGGTATCGGAGAATCACTGCTTGAGGATAAGCTCATTGATCTTATTCACAGCCAGACAGACCCAACCATAGCTCCTTACGCTAAAGAGGGAGAGGTAACCGTTCGTATTTCGACAAAAGCGCCTTCCGAGCATGAAGCTTACAAGAAGCTGGAGATTCTGGAGAAACAGATCAAAGAGATTTTGCCAGAACATTTATATGCAAATATTGATGTTCCACTGGAGCAATTGATTGTGGATTGGATGGCGGATGCAGGTCTGACTTTAAGTGCGGCAGAGAGTTGCACGGGAGGCTTGCTGATGGAGAGTATAACTAACATTCCAGGCAGTGCTTCGATGTTTGCGGGAGGAATCGTCTGTTATTCCAACGACCTGAAGAAAAAACTTCTGAATGTGCCAAGTGCTTATTTGGAGGGGCCAGATGCTCCAGGGGCAGTTAGTCGTGAAGTTGCCGAGGTGTTAGCTGATCAGGTGAGAATGATCGCAGATAGTGATTTCGGTTTATCTGTAACTGGTGTAGCAGGACCAGGCTATTCTGAACGTAAGCCAGTTGGACTTGTATTTATTGGTTTAGCTGAACGCGGGCGTAAGACAGAAGTATACGAGCTTAATCTTAAAGGTACACGTGAAAATATACGACTGCGTACTGTTAAAGCTCTGTTGTATCGTCTATGGCGCAGACTTGAGGAACGGAAGGTGGAGACACCTCTTGAAGGCTCAGACTTGTAA
- the pgsA gene encoding CDP-diacylglycerol--glycerol-3-phosphate 3-phosphatidyltransferase, producing MNLPNRITLARICLIPIMMFFLLVDFSFYPEPIHWGSFQLSVNHLVAAVIFLLAASTDGIDGYIARKYNMVTNLGKLLDPLADKLLVSAVLISLVELGRCDSWIAIVIISREFAVTGLRQIALLEGKVVAASKWGKIKTVVQIVAISLLLLNNFPFQFVSIPVDDIAIWAAALITIYSGIDYFVKNKDLLQLHNA from the coding sequence GTGAATTTGCCCAACCGCATCACGCTAGCACGTATTTGCCTGATCCCGATTATGATGTTTTTCTTACTGGTGGATTTCAGTTTTTATCCAGAACCGATACATTGGGGCTCTTTTCAGCTATCTGTTAATCATTTGGTGGCAGCTGTAATCTTTTTGCTTGCAGCGAGCACAGATGGAATAGACGGCTACATAGCAAGGAAATATAATATGGTCACCAATCTCGGTAAGCTCCTTGATCCGTTAGCGGACAAGCTGTTAGTTTCTGCAGTTCTGATTTCACTTGTGGAATTGGGCAGATGTGATTCATGGATCGCAATTGTTATCATTAGTCGTGAGTTCGCAGTAACCGGGCTTCGCCAGATAGCATTGTTAGAGGGAAAAGTGGTTGCCGCCAGCAAATGGGGTAAGATAAAGACGGTTGTACAAATTGTAGCGATCTCACTGCTGTTGTTAAATAATTTCCCATTTCAATTCGTCAGCATTCCTGTAGACGATATTGCCATCTGGGCTGCAGCCTTGATCACTATTTACTCTGGAATTGATTATTTTGTGAAGAATAAGGATCTATTACAGCTGCATAATGCTTAA
- a CDS encoding YajQ family cyclic di-GMP-binding protein: MSSESSFDIVSKMDMQELTNAIHQTEKEIDNRFDFKNSKSSLKLEKDALIIASEDEYKLNAVIDILQSKMVKRGITLKNLDFGKVEPASLGSVRQRLGLKQGIDQENAKKINILIRDSKLKVKSQIQGDQIRVTGKSRDDLQQIIQILRKADLPLDLQFNNLK; the protein is encoded by the coding sequence ATGAGTTCAGAAAGTTCATTTGATATCGTATCTAAAATGGATATGCAGGAATTAACCAATGCGATCCACCAAACAGAGAAAGAAATTGACAACCGCTTTGACTTTAAGAACAGCAAGAGTAGTCTGAAGCTGGAGAAAGACGCACTTATTATCGCCTCTGAGGACGAATATAAGTTAAACGCTGTTATTGATATTTTACAATCGAAGATGGTGAAGAGAGGTATCACGCTGAAAAACTTGGATTTCGGCAAAGTGGAGCCTGCTTCTCTGGGTAGTGTTCGTCAGCGTTTAGGTCTTAAGCAAGGAATTGATCAGGAGAACGCAAAAAAAATTAACATCCTGATTCGTGATTCGAAATTGAAGGTGAAGAGCCAGATTCAAGGAGATCAGATCCGTGTAACTGGTAAGAGTCGCGATGATTTACAACAAATTATCCAGATTTTGCGTAAAGCTGATTTGCCGCTGGACCTGCAGTTCAACAACTTAAAATAG
- a CDS encoding helix-turn-helix domain-containing protein, which translates to MSELGRQLKEARLQKGMSLDDVQEVTKIRKKYLEAIESGDYKVLPGSFYVRAFIKTYAEAVGMSPDELLEEHGNVPAPPEDTAMETVIQKRSRRPETERNAKWLPTVLMWTFPILIIVVIYIYASSLNKPDPDQIDQTNLTNEQQDPTTAKTSPPASGGGVVAPTSSAGTEATTEPTAEPTPLPTPTPSPQSITVTPDGKAGKTTKFKVSAPAGSEVKVEISATGVSWLEVYKGENSKGEKLSFGNTAAGDRMSFVLGSEGMYIKSGYSPATEITVNGQVITDEKTSSRLLLNLDDGTGSETTQNEGTTDTIDQTNETGQ; encoded by the coding sequence ATGTCGGAACTGGGCCGGCAATTGAAAGAGGCGCGTCTGCAAAAAGGGATGAGTCTTGACGATGTCCAGGAAGTAACGAAAATTCGCAAAAAGTATTTGGAAGCCATCGAGTCTGGAGACTATAAGGTGCTTCCAGGAAGTTTTTATGTTAGGGCGTTTATCAAAACGTACGCAGAGGCAGTAGGGATGAGTCCTGACGAACTGCTAGAGGAGCATGGGAATGTACCTGCCCCTCCCGAAGACACAGCCATGGAAACGGTGATTCAAAAACGCAGCCGTAGACCTGAAACCGAACGGAATGCAAAATGGCTGCCAACAGTGCTAATGTGGACATTTCCAATATTAATTATTGTTGTGATTTACATTTATGCATCTAGTTTGAACAAACCGGACCCTGATCAGATTGATCAGACGAATCTGACAAATGAACAGCAGGATCCTACGACTGCTAAAACATCTCCACCGGCTTCAGGAGGTGGAGTTGTGGCGCCAACTTCTTCGGCAGGAACAGAAGCAACAACTGAACCTACTGCAGAGCCAACGCCATTACCAACACCTACGCCTTCCCCGCAATCCATTACAGTTACACCGGATGGGAAAGCAGGAAAAACAACAAAATTCAAGGTTTCAGCTCCGGCTGGAAGTGAAGTGAAGGTTGAGATTTCTGCTACTGGGGTAAGCTGGCTTGAGGTGTATAAAGGTGAGAACTCTAAAGGTGAAAAACTCTCATTTGGTAACACAGCGGCAGGAGATCGTATGAGCTTTGTGCTTGGAAGTGAAGGAATGTATATTAAATCTGGTTATTCACCAGCTACTGAGATTACTGTCAATGGACAAGTGATTACGGATGAAAAGACCTCATCTCGTCTGCTACTTAATCTGGATGACGGTACTGGAAGTGAAACGACCCAGAATGAAGGTACCACCGATACTATTGACCAGACTAATGAAACAGGCCAATAA
- a CDS encoding DUF3388 domain-containing protein: MEYKQWYMEYKIHKNRPGLLGDIASMLGMLEVNILTINGVEGKTRGMLLETNDDDKIMLMGEMLKKVDNITVSALRSPRLVDKLAVRHGRYIERDSDDRKTFRFTRDELGLLVDFLGELFKKDGNQVIGLRGMPRVGKTESIIAGSVCAMKRWTFVSSTLLRQTVRSQLAEDEMNPHNVFIIDGIVSTIRSNEKHYNLLQNVMSMPSTKVIEHPDIFVRESEYTFDDFDIIIELRNNPNEEILYESFTTSYSDDL; this comes from the coding sequence GTGGAATATAAACAATGGTATATGGAATACAAGATTCACAAGAACAGACCCGGTCTGCTTGGTGATATCGCTTCAATGTTAGGGATGCTAGAAGTCAACATTCTGACGATTAATGGCGTTGAAGGAAAGACTCGCGGAATGTTGCTGGAGACCAATGACGATGACAAAATAATGCTGATGGGCGAAATGCTCAAGAAAGTTGATAATATTACAGTTTCAGCTCTGCGGTCTCCAAGACTCGTAGACAAGCTGGCTGTGCGCCATGGGCGATATATTGAACGGGATTCAGATGATCGGAAGACGTTTCGTTTTACCCGGGATGAGCTTGGTCTATTGGTCGATTTTCTCGGGGAACTGTTTAAAAAAGATGGAAATCAGGTAATAGGACTTCGAGGTATGCCCCGTGTAGGAAAGACGGAATCAATCATTGCTGGCAGTGTCTGCGCGATGAAGCGTTGGACATTTGTCTCCTCGACACTTTTACGTCAGACGGTTCGAAGTCAATTAGCAGAAGATGAGATGAACCCACATAATGTATTTATTATTGATGGTATTGTTAGTACGATCCGCTCTAATGAGAAGCATTATAATTTATTACAAAATGTTATGAGTATGCCAAGTACGAAAGTGATCGAGCATCCAGATATTTTTGTGCGGGAATCTGAGTACACCTTTGATGATTTTGATATTATTATCGAGCTTCGCAATAATCCAAATGAAGAAATATTGTACGAGTCGTTTACGACTAGCTACAGTGATGATTTATAG
- a CDS encoding DUF3243 domain-containing protein yields MTQEDSVIKNFDTWKKFLGKRVVQAEKLGMSEDTISKLAFEIGEFLDEKVDPANTQNRAIKELWDVGNDEEKQTIAKLMVKLAKNHA; encoded by the coding sequence ATGACACAAGAAGATAGCGTAATCAAAAATTTTGACACCTGGAAGAAATTTCTGGGAAAACGTGTTGTACAGGCGGAGAAACTTGGGATGAGTGAAGACACAATCTCAAAGCTGGCTTTTGAAATTGGGGAATTCCTCGATGAAAAAGTGGATCCAGCAAACACTCAAAACCGTGCAATCAAAGAGCTATGGGACGTCGGCAACGATGAAGAAAAGCAGACGATTGCTAAACTCATGGTCAAGTTGGCGAAAAATCACGCCTAA
- the ymfI gene encoding elongation factor P 5-aminopentanone reductase: protein MTVLITGGSGGIGGAIAERFASVGMNIVIHYKHSHEAANDVARRCMALGAKVMTVNADMKDRSQIVRMAEKLESNGMQPDILVNNAGKSHYGMLADVTEEEWDDIMSINLKGTFMCSQIFMPYMVSQRYGRIINVSSVWGITGASCEVAYSASKGGVNAFTKALAKELAPSGVTVNAVAPGAVNTNMLSNLQEDEVRMLEDEIPVGRLATPNEISSLIYFLALPESGYITGQIISPNGGWIT from the coding sequence ATGACAGTGCTCATTACAGGGGGAAGCGGAGGGATCGGCGGCGCCATTGCGGAACGATTTGCTTCTGTGGGGATGAATATAGTTATTCATTATAAACACTCACATGAAGCTGCGAATGATGTCGCTCGGCGTTGTATGGCCCTTGGCGCAAAGGTAATGACAGTAAACGCGGATATGAAGGATCGTAGTCAAATTGTACGTATGGCTGAAAAGCTTGAGAGTAATGGGATGCAGCCGGATATTCTCGTCAATAATGCCGGTAAATCGCATTACGGAATGCTAGCTGATGTGACCGAAGAGGAATGGGATGACATTATGTCCATTAACTTGAAGGGAACCTTTATGTGCAGTCAGATTTTTATGCCGTACATGGTGTCTCAGCGTTATGGACGTATCATCAACGTTTCTTCTGTATGGGGTATCACTGGAGCTTCTTGCGAAGTAGCATATTCGGCTAGTAAGGGTGGAGTGAATGCCTTTACAAAGGCTTTAGCTAAAGAGTTGGCTCCATCTGGTGTAACGGTTAACGCGGTAGCTCCAGGAGCGGTTAATACGAACATGCTGTCCAATTTACAGGAGGATGAAGTCCGTATGCTGGAGGATGAGATTCCAGTAGGGCGTTTGGCTACGCCTAATGAAATATCTTCACTAATTTATTTTTTGGCTTTGCCTGAGTCCGGGTATATCACTGGTCAGATTATTAGTCCAAATGGTGGATGGATTACCTGA
- the yfmH gene encoding EF-P 5-aminopentanol modification-associated protein YfmH, whose translation MEQIHYDRLQETIYHEVMDNGLQVYVLPKPTFKKTYATFATKYGSVDNHFHVAGGEETTVPDGIAHFLEHKMFEEPEGDIFATFASNGASANAFTSFDQTVYLFSATENIETNLSTLVDFVQRPYFTDENVEKEKGIIGQEINMYADNPDWRVYFGLIEAMYSKHPVRIDIAGTVESISTITKETLYTCYNAFYHPSNMLLFVVGGVDPEKVFSLIRANQKGKTYGKQGEIKRIFEDEPEQVATKRLESKLAVSMPKIMFGFKEKVEDLTGEASLKRDLITKLMLDLLVGSSTALYQKLYDEELISDSFGHEFNSSPQYAFSAMGGDTKDPDLLLKRIKEEIDLILKSGFAEKDFERARKKKIGGYLRMLNSPESIAHEFTRYQFRGGDLFEVLPMYESITLAEVNERLHAHVNWEQLAVSLVVSP comes from the coding sequence ATGGAACAAATTCATTACGACAGACTTCAAGAGACCATTTATCATGAGGTCATGGATAACGGACTTCAGGTATATGTGTTGCCGAAACCAACCTTCAAAAAGACCTATGCTACATTTGCAACTAAATATGGTTCCGTTGACAATCATTTTCATGTCGCAGGTGGAGAAGAGACCACTGTTCCTGATGGTATAGCTCACTTTTTAGAGCACAAAATGTTCGAAGAGCCAGAAGGCGATATTTTTGCTACCTTTGCTTCAAATGGAGCCTCGGCCAATGCTTTTACAAGCTTTGATCAGACCGTTTATCTTTTCTCAGCAACAGAAAATATAGAGACCAATCTTAGTACGCTCGTTGATTTTGTTCAGCGACCTTATTTTACAGATGAGAATGTAGAAAAGGAAAAGGGAATTATTGGTCAAGAAATCAATATGTATGCTGATAATCCGGACTGGCGCGTGTATTTTGGCCTTATTGAAGCGATGTATTCGAAGCATCCGGTTCGGATTGACATTGCAGGTACGGTAGAATCGATTAGTACGATCACGAAAGAAACGCTGTACACATGTTATAACGCTTTTTATCACCCTAGCAATATGTTGTTGTTCGTGGTTGGGGGCGTGGACCCGGAGAAAGTATTCTCCTTGATTCGCGCTAACCAAAAGGGTAAAACCTACGGCAAGCAGGGTGAAATCAAGCGTATTTTTGAAGATGAACCCGAACAAGTCGCTACAAAACGGCTAGAAAGCAAGCTTGCTGTTTCGATGCCGAAAATCATGTTTGGTTTCAAGGAAAAAGTAGAAGATCTAACAGGTGAAGCTTCTCTGAAACGCGACCTGATAACGAAGCTAATGCTCGATTTGTTGGTAGGTAGTAGCACAGCATTGTATCAAAAGCTTTATGATGAGGAATTGATCTCGGACAGCTTTGGACATGAATTTAATAGTTCTCCGCAGTATGCTTTTTCTGCAATGGGGGGGGATACAAAGGATCCGGATTTGCTTTTAAAACGAATTAAAGAAGAAATAGATCTAATCTTAAAGTCTGGCTTTGCGGAGAAGGATTTCGAGCGGGCACGGAAAAAGAAAATTGGCGGTTATTTGCGCATGCTGAACTCCCCTGAAAGTATCGCACATGAATTTACACGCTACCAGTTCCGTGGTGGTGACCTTTTTGAAGTTCTGCCTATGTATGAATCGATTACTTTGGCAGAAGTAAATGAGCGTCTGCATGCCCATGTAAACTGGGAACAGCTTGCCGTTTCATTGGTGGTGAGTCCTTAG
- the yfmF gene encoding EF-P 5-aminopentanol modification-associated protein YfmF, with the protein MTNNVFQHGTVGGLRIHVMPTKAFKTYAISLYAGIPLDENTVTSTALAPFVLRRGTATYPETTQFRERLEELYGAGFGFDIYKRGDYQIVQFRMDTINDSFVQSQESLLEQSFAFLGEVLTRPLVEDGSFRPSYVATERETVRKKLESIVNDKIRYAAERCIEEMCRNEPYRLHPLGQRADLDQITPKSLYESYNSWLDDAILDLYVVGDTTAEEVEKLVQRHFGRVQSEVGLYSSKFVPVSVNEVRTVEEKLDVSQGKLNLGLRTSITYKDDNYASALMYNGILGGYPHSKLFVNVREKASLAYYASSRYDGHKGIGTIQSGIETQNYGKAVDIIEKQLEEMKAGNISDLELSQTKAMIRNQLSEIPDSAFEMISYDFNRQLSGKERTADQLLEQVEQIGAEDVKAAAETFQLDTIYFLTGKEE; encoded by the coding sequence TTGACTAATAATGTATTTCAGCATGGCACCGTAGGAGGCTTGCGCATTCACGTTATGCCAACCAAGGCATTCAAGACCTACGCGATCTCACTTTATGCGGGGATCCCTCTTGATGAGAATACAGTAACCTCTACTGCACTAGCTCCATTCGTGCTTCGCAGAGGTACCGCGACTTATCCGGAGACCACGCAATTCCGCGAGCGTTTGGAGGAACTGTATGGCGCTGGATTCGGGTTTGATATTTATAAAAGAGGCGATTATCAAATCGTTCAGTTCCGCATGGATACTATTAATGACTCTTTTGTGCAAAGCCAGGAGAGCTTACTTGAACAATCCTTCGCTTTCTTAGGTGAAGTACTGACTCGTCCATTAGTTGAAGACGGCAGCTTCCGACCTTCGTATGTTGCAACGGAGCGTGAAACCGTTCGCAAGAAGCTGGAGTCCATCGTAAATGACAAGATACGTTACGCTGCTGAGCGCTGTATTGAGGAAATGTGCCGAAACGAGCCATATCGTCTTCACCCTCTGGGGCAAAGAGCGGATCTGGATCAAATCACTCCGAAAAGTTTGTATGAATCGTATAATTCCTGGCTGGATGATGCCATCCTTGATCTCTATGTAGTGGGTGACACTACAGCTGAGGAAGTAGAAAAGCTTGTACAGCGTCATTTCGGTCGGGTTCAGTCCGAGGTGGGCTTATATAGCTCTAAGTTCGTACCTGTATCAGTTAATGAGGTGCGGACTGTAGAAGAGAAGCTGGATGTCAGTCAGGGCAAGTTGAACCTGGGTCTACGCACCTCTATTACTTATAAGGATGATAATTACGCATCCGCACTTATGTACAACGGAATATTAGGAGGGTATCCCCACTCTAAACTCTTCGTTAACGTACGTGAGAAGGCAAGCCTTGCCTATTATGCTTCGTCTCGTTATGACGGCCACAAGGGCATTGGAACGATTCAATCAGGTATCGAAACGCAAAATTACGGCAAAGCCGTGGACATTATAGAGAAGCAATTGGAAGAGATGAAAGCTGGCAATATCAGTGATCTGGAACTGAGTCAGACCAAAGCTATGATCCGCAATCAGCTTTCCGAGATTCCGGATTCTGCTTTTGAAATGATCTCTTACGACTTCAACCGCCAGTTGTCAGGAAAAGAACGGACAGCGGATCAGCTATTGGAGCAGGTGGAACAAATCGGTGCTGAAGATGTAAAAGCTGCCGCTGAAACCTTTCAGCTGGATACGATATATTTCTTGACAGGAAAGGAGGAATAA
- the sleB gene encoding spore cortex-lytic enzyme codes for MKKQKMWIFAALTLALAVAPFAGTFFKGNGIVQTKQSAAASFVHELNNPDEEVLPAFSTTPIKLGSTGQDVYELQGRLKHLGYYAGKIDSHFGPKTKNAVTWFQWKFGMKSDGIVGAKTKLKLYNATKNWKPTEPSSGTGNKTAQNNTGNKTNTSNKTNSPGLSSGNSMGLSENDLKIMANAVYGEARGEPFEGQVAVAAVILNRVKSPSFPNTPSGVIFQPGAFTAVADGQIYLEPNEQARKAVQQALNGWDPSGGCLYYFNPKTATSKWIWTRPQVKTIGQHIFCM; via the coding sequence ATGAAGAAACAAAAGATGTGGATATTTGCTGCTTTAACTCTTGCACTTGCTGTCGCGCCGTTTGCAGGAACGTTTTTCAAGGGGAATGGCATTGTTCAGACCAAGCAAAGTGCTGCTGCGTCATTTGTCCACGAGTTAAATAATCCTGACGAAGAAGTCTTGCCGGCTTTCAGTACAACACCCATTAAACTTGGGTCCACGGGTCAGGATGTCTATGAATTGCAGGGGCGATTAAAGCATTTAGGTTATTATGCCGGAAAAATAGACAGTCATTTTGGGCCAAAAACGAAGAATGCAGTAACTTGGTTTCAATGGAAATTCGGAATGAAGTCTGATGGCATTGTGGGTGCCAAAACTAAGCTTAAGCTGTATAACGCCACGAAGAACTGGAAGCCTACTGAGCCTTCTTCGGGCACGGGAAATAAGACAGCACAGAATAACACTGGCAATAAAACAAATACGTCCAATAAAACGAATTCGCCAGGATTGTCTTCAGGTAATTCGATGGGCTTATCGGAGAATGATCTCAAGATCATGGCTAATGCCGTGTATGGAGAAGCCAGAGGTGAGCCTTTCGAAGGTCAGGTTGCTGTTGCTGCGGTCATTTTAAACCGAGTGAAATCACCTAGTTTCCCGAATACGCCGTCTGGCGTTATTTTTCAACCGGGAGCATTTACAGCTGTAGCCGATGGTCAGATCTATCTGGAGCCCAATGAGCAAGCACGTAAAGCAGTGCAGCAAGCACTCAATGGTTGGGACCCTTCAGGTGGATGTTTGTATTACTTCAATCCTAAAACAGCGACCTCTAAATGGATTTGGACCCGTCCTCAGGTGAAGACGATTGGTCAGCATATTTTCTGTATGTAA